In one window of Thermus aquaticus DNA:
- the hemA gene encoding glutamyl-tRNA reductase yields MALPLYLVGLSHKTAPVEVRERAALDPAVALPAALARLGKGVVLSTCNRTELYGVGDPGKARDLLLERGVEPRHLYQKEGVEALRHLFRVAAGLDSLVVGEAQILGQVREALFLARKHGATESLLEKAFQSAVALGKRARSETGIGAGAVSVAYAALDLALAVFGDLSGLAVAVLGAGEMAELFLTHLKAHGVGRVLVVNRTEERARTLADRFGGEAYPLSALSQVLRQADLVVASAAANRYLVGPEDLPKRAKPLFLIDIALPRNIDPRVGRLPHAYLYNLDDLERVVEKNMAARKGEVPKVEALVEKAIADYLEWYAGHRVREAIKALEERIFREVAQEFPQGDPALWHKEAGRRAHPWILALKLGSRKLLQGAPCPRECPLLAFRPPRP; encoded by the coding sequence CTTGGACCCGGCGGTGGCCCTGCCCGCCGCCCTGGCCCGCCTGGGCAAGGGGGTGGTCCTCTCCACCTGCAACCGCACGGAGCTCTACGGGGTGGGGGACCCGGGCAAGGCCCGGGACCTCCTTCTGGAAAGGGGCGTGGAGCCCCGCCACCTCTACCAGAAGGAGGGGGTGGAGGCCCTGCGCCACCTCTTCCGGGTGGCCGCCGGGCTGGACTCCTTGGTGGTGGGAGAGGCCCAGATCCTGGGCCAGGTGCGGGAGGCCCTCTTCCTGGCACGCAAGCACGGGGCCACGGAAAGCCTCTTGGAAAAGGCCTTCCAGTCCGCTGTCGCCCTGGGGAAGCGGGCGAGGAGCGAGACGGGGATCGGGGCCGGGGCGGTGAGCGTGGCCTACGCCGCCTTGGACCTGGCCTTGGCGGTCTTTGGCGACCTAAGCGGCCTGGCGGTGGCCGTCCTGGGGGCGGGGGAGATGGCGGAGCTCTTCCTCACCCACCTGAAGGCCCACGGGGTGGGGAGGGTTCTGGTGGTGAACCGCACCGAGGAGCGGGCCAGAACCCTGGCGGACCGGTTTGGGGGGGAGGCGTACCCCCTTTCCGCCCTGTCCCAGGTCCTCAGGCAGGCGGACCTGGTGGTGGCCTCCGCCGCCGCCAACCGCTACCTGGTGGGGCCCGAGGACCTGCCCAAGAGGGCCAAGCCCCTTTTCCTCATAGACATCGCCCTTCCCCGCAACATTGACCCCCGGGTGGGCCGCCTCCCCCACGCCTACCTCTACAACCTGGACGACCTGGAGCGGGTGGTGGAAAAGAACATGGCCGCTAGAAAGGGCGAGGTCCCCAAGGTGGAGGCCTTGGTGGAGAAGGCCATCGCCGACTACCTGGAGTGGTACGCGGGCCACCGGGTGCGGGAGGCCATCAAGGCCCTCGAGGAGCGGATCTTCCGCGAGGTGGCCCAAGAGTTTCCTCAAGGGGACCCCGCTCTCTGGCACAAGGAGGCGGGCCGCCGGGCCCATCCCTGGATCCTCGCCCTGAAGCTTGGCTCCAGGAAGCTCCTGCAGGGGGCCCCGTGCCCTAGGGAGTGCCCCCTCCTGGCCTTCCGTCCTCCCCGGCCATGA
- the ccsA gene encoding cytochrome c biogenesis protein CcsA → MSPANLLALGGVVGLALSLFWPRALHLGTLLYLGAALADALAKGVFSGPAQPALLLGGFLALRGESFLLRPWMAPLRRYLLLLALLLGLFALKALEHPGEALPLALPLLHGGAFLLAYLALAVGVGAGVMGALQDLRLRRVPEKALQNAPLWSLRRLERGYLRVGYLAATLGLGSGMAWAWGYFGSPLALDPKELSAFLGWLSMTFYFLLEERLRGLSRAGLLLLAYALLLFAFLGAPFLGSRHPSRLPF, encoded by the coding sequence ATGAGCCCCGCCAACCTTCTCGCCTTGGGGGGCGTGGTGGGCTTAGCCCTTAGCCTCTTCTGGCCCCGGGCCCTTCACCTGGGGACCCTCCTTTACCTGGGGGCGGCCCTGGCGGACGCCCTGGCCAAGGGGGTGTTCTCGGGACCCGCCCAGCCCGCCCTCCTCCTTGGGGGGTTTCTCGCCCTTAGGGGGGAAAGCTTCCTCCTTAGGCCCTGGATGGCCCCTCTACGGCGGTACCTCCTTCTCCTCGCCCTTCTCCTGGGGCTCTTCGCGCTCAAGGCCCTGGAGCACCCTGGGGAAGCCCTCCCCCTTGCCCTCCCCCTCCTCCATGGGGGAGCCTTTCTCCTGGCCTACCTGGCCCTGGCCGTGGGGGTGGGGGCGGGGGTGATGGGCGCCCTCCAGGACCTGCGCCTGCGCCGCGTCCCCGAGAAGGCCCTGCAAAACGCCCCCCTCTGGAGCCTCAGGCGCCTGGAGCGGGGGTACTTAAGGGTGGGCTACCTGGCGGCCACCCTGGGCCTGGGGAGCGGCATGGCCTGGGCCTGGGGCTACTTCGGGAGCCCCCTGGCCTTGGACCCCAAGGAGCTTTCCGCCTTCCTGGGCTGGCTTTCCATGACCTTCTACTTCCTCTTGGAGGAACGGCTTAGAGGGCTTTCCCGGGCCGGGCTCCTTCTTCTCGCCTACGCCCTGCTCCTCTTCGCCTTTCTGGGGGCGCCCTTCCTGGGGTCCCGGCATCCCTCGAGGCTCCCCTTTTAG
- a CDS encoding SHOCT-like domain-containing protein yields the protein MEDRRRILEMVQEGVLSPEEALELLAVLEDREEGRAEEGLTPPLVRLVAQGAEVRVVGEKGLASPRAEGGEFRQEGEGHLFRLGVGEEGRLWIPEGSPVHLEAKASNLELSRVALSGQAHGCNLEGEELLGLDLRLVAGNLEAGLLLKEGRHGLDLKAANAELRFLPGSDLLLEVEARLSSLEVEGAWTRAPGGYRLGEGRAVLRVRAFASNLEVEA from the coding sequence ATGGAGGATAGGAGGCGCATCCTGGAGATGGTGCAGGAAGGGGTTCTGAGCCCCGAGGAGGCCCTGGAGCTCCTTGCGGTCCTGGAGGACCGGGAGGAGGGGCGGGCCGAGGAGGGTCTAACCCCTCCTCTGGTCCGCCTGGTGGCCCAGGGGGCGGAGGTGAGGGTGGTGGGGGAGAAGGGCCTCGCCTCGCCCCGGGCGGAGGGCGGGGAGTTCCGGCAGGAAGGGGAGGGCCACCTTTTCCGCCTAGGCGTAGGGGAGGAGGGTAGGCTCTGGATCCCCGAGGGGAGCCCGGTGCATCTGGAGGCCAAGGCGAGCAACCTGGAGCTCTCCCGGGTGGCCCTCTCGGGGCAAGCCCATGGGTGCAACCTGGAAGGGGAGGAGCTTTTGGGGCTGGACCTCCGCCTGGTGGCGGGGAACTTGGAGGCGGGCCTTCTCCTCAAGGAAGGGCGCCACGGGCTGGACCTCAAGGCGGCCAACGCCGAGCTCCGCTTCCTCCCCGGCTCGGACCTCCTTTTGGAGGTAGAGGCCCGGCTTTCCTCGCTGGAGGTAGAGGGCGCCTGGACCCGGGCGCCGGGCGGGTACCGGCTTGGGGAAGGGCGGGCGGTCCTTAGGGTGAGGGCTTTCGCCAGCAACCTGGAAGTGGAGGCCTAG
- a CDS encoding SHOCT-like domain-containing protein, with product MEEKRRVLEMLQAGSIGVEEAMDLLSALEGTRPEPRPPARLLKVRVEAEEEGRAVKVHLNLPLALAPLVESFLPEEAKLTLGRQGVNLKDLLALLKEGVPEGKLVEVEAEEEEGPVRILVEVV from the coding sequence ATGGAAGAGAAAAGGCGCGTGCTGGAGATGTTGCAGGCGGGAAGCATCGGGGTAGAGGAGGCCATGGACCTCCTTTCGGCCCTGGAAGGGACGAGGCCCGAGCCCAGGCCCCCGGCCCGGCTCCTCAAGGTGCGGGTGGAAGCGGAGGAGGAAGGGCGGGCCGTGAAGGTGCACCTCAACCTCCCCCTGGCCCTGGCCCCCCTGGTGGAGTCCTTCCTCCCCGAGGAGGCCAAGCTCACCCTGGGCCGCCAGGGGGTGAACCTCAAGGACCTCCTGGCCCTCCTCAAGGAGGGGGTCCCCGAGGGGAAGCTGGTGGAGGTGGAGGCCGAGGAGGAGGAGGGGCCCGTCCGGATCCTGGTGGAGGTGGTGTGA
- a CDS encoding DUF2089 domain-containing protein, producing the protein MVKKPMPVRCPACEGPLSVKALYCEACGTEVVGRFLPNEFALLPREHLDFLRLFVKTRGNLKEVERILGVSYPTVRARLDALLKALGYEAGEEEGDRLQVLEALRRGEISVEEAVARLKEGKS; encoded by the coding sequence ATGGTGAAAAAGCCCATGCCGGTGCGGTGCCCCGCCTGCGAGGGCCCCCTTTCCGTGAAGGCCCTTTACTGCGAGGCCTGCGGCACCGAGGTCGTTGGGCGGTTTCTACCCAACGAGTTCGCCCTTCTTCCCCGGGAGCACCTGGACTTCCTCCGGCTTTTCGTGAAGACCCGGGGCAACCTGAAGGAGGTGGAGCGCATCCTGGGGGTTTCCTACCCCACGGTGCGGGCCAGGCTGGACGCTCTCCTGAAGGCCCTGGGCTACGAGGCCGGGGAGGAGGAAGGGGATAGGCTTCAGGTCCTCGAGGCCCTGAGGCGGGGGGAGATCAGCGTGGAGGAGGCGGTGGCGCGGCTGAAGGAAGGGAAAAGCTGA